The following proteins come from a genomic window of Gallalistipes aquisgranensis:
- a CDS encoding aldo/keto reductase gives MKLTSIRDTYTLANGKKIPCVGFGTFLTPDGAETVDSVKEALRIGYRLIDTASVYGNERSVGQAVRESGIDRNEIFLTSKLWNRDQGYESTLEAFDRTMKALGTDYLDLYLIHWPIGKGHEQDWAEMNRESWRAMEKLYRDGYIGAIGVSNFMPHHIDSLMVTATIPPMVDQIEIHPGLNHTQAVEYCRTHGIIVEAWGPLSQGRLSQMPALNEIAGRHGKTVAQVCLRWHLQRGIVPLPKSVTPSRIEENTRIFDFELTDEEMDFIGHIQGPVGSGADPDKVAH, from the coding sequence CGTGCGTGGGCTTCGGCACCTTCCTCACGCCGGACGGCGCGGAAACCGTCGATTCCGTCAAGGAGGCACTCCGCATCGGCTACCGGCTGATCGACACCGCATCCGTCTACGGCAATGAGCGGAGCGTGGGACAGGCCGTCCGGGAAAGCGGCATCGACCGCAACGAAATCTTCCTCACCAGCAAGCTGTGGAACCGCGACCAGGGGTATGAATCGACACTGGAAGCCTTCGACCGCACGATGAAGGCGCTCGGCACGGACTACCTCGACCTCTATCTGATCCACTGGCCCATCGGCAAGGGGCACGAACAGGACTGGGCCGAGATGAACCGCGAAAGCTGGCGGGCCATGGAAAAACTCTACCGCGACGGCTACATCGGGGCCATCGGCGTCAGCAACTTCATGCCGCACCACATCGACTCGCTGATGGTGACCGCCACGATCCCCCCGATGGTGGACCAGATCGAAATCCATCCCGGGCTCAACCATACGCAGGCCGTGGAGTATTGCCGGACGCACGGAATCATCGTCGAGGCGTGGGGTCCCCTCTCCCAGGGACGCCTCTCCCAGATGCCCGCACTGAACGAAATCGCCGGGCGGCACGGCAAGACGGTCGCCCAGGTCTGCCTGCGGTGGCACCTGCAACGCGGCATCGTCCCGCTGCCCAAGTCGGTCACGCCCTCGCGGATCGAGGAGAACACCCGTATTTTCGATTTCGAACTGACGGACGAAGAGATGGACTTCATCGGACATATCCAGGGCCCCGTCGGTTCGGGAGCCGACCCGGACAAGGTGGCCCACTGA
- the phoU gene encoding phosphate signaling complex protein PhoU, protein MVKFIESELVQLRREVDRMWTLVYNQMDQARQAVMTLDRQLAQQIVVRERRVDAFELKIDSDVEDFIALYNPVAVDLRFVLAMLKINGDLERIGDYADGIARFVGDVDAEGIDPQLLQDLQVEAMFSVVLTMLEELQEALNGEDAEKAASVLAMDDRLDRINRASGAILTDYARRNPDAIPLCLEFGGVFRKLERTGDHLTNIAEEIVFYIDAKVLKHKGSQEKGEKKTPAGKK, encoded by the coding sequence ATGGTGAAATTTATCGAATCGGAGCTGGTGCAGCTCCGGCGGGAGGTGGACCGGATGTGGACGCTGGTCTACAACCAGATGGATCAGGCCCGGCAGGCCGTCATGACGCTCGACCGCCAGCTGGCCCAGCAGATCGTGGTGCGTGAGCGGCGGGTGGATGCCTTCGAACTGAAGATCGACAGCGACGTGGAGGATTTCATCGCCCTCTACAACCCTGTGGCGGTCGATCTGCGTTTCGTGTTGGCAATGCTCAAGATTAACGGCGATCTGGAACGGATCGGCGACTACGCCGACGGGATCGCCCGTTTCGTGGGGGATGTCGATGCCGAGGGGATCGACCCCCAGTTGTTGCAGGATCTGCAGGTGGAAGCCATGTTTTCCGTCGTGCTGACAATGCTCGAGGAGTTACAGGAGGCGCTGAACGGAGAGGATGCCGAAAAGGCGGCATCCGTGCTGGCCATGGATGACCGGCTGGACCGGATCAACCGGGCTTCGGGAGCCATTCTGACCGATTATGCGCGGCGCAATCCCGATGCGATTCCGCTCTGTCTCGAATTCGGCGGGGTTTTCCGCAAACTGGAGCGTACGGGAGACCACCTGACCAATATCGCCGAGGAGATCGTCTTTTATATCGACGCCAAGGTGCTCAAACACAAAGGTTCGCAGGAGAAGGGGGAGAAAAAGACCCCGGCCGGAAAGAAGTGA
- the pstB gene encoding phosphate ABC transporter ATP-binding protein PstB, whose translation MEKIEVREVDFYYGKFHALKNISMEVSQNSVVAFIGPSGCGKSTFLRLFNRMNDLIPGARLTGQVLIDGRDIYAPGVEVDLLRKEVGMVFQRPNPFPKSIFDNVAYGLRVNGIRDKGFIAHRVEEALKGAALWDEVKDKLKASAYALSGGQQQRLCIARAMAVSPSVLLMDEPASALDPISTAKVEELIRELKKEVTIIIVTHNMQQAARVSDRTAFFYMGEMVEYDDTKVIFTHPHKEATQNYITGRFG comes from the coding sequence ATGGAGAAAATCGAAGTCAGGGAGGTCGATTTCTATTACGGCAAGTTCCATGCGCTGAAGAATATCTCGATGGAGGTGTCGCAGAACAGCGTTGTGGCTTTCATCGGGCCGTCGGGTTGCGGGAAATCCACCTTCCTGCGCCTTTTCAACCGAATGAACGACCTGATTCCCGGGGCACGGCTCACCGGCCAGGTGCTGATCGACGGCCGGGACATCTATGCGCCCGGCGTGGAGGTCGATTTGCTGCGCAAGGAGGTGGGTATGGTCTTCCAGCGTCCCAATCCCTTCCCGAAGAGCATCTTCGACAACGTGGCCTACGGATTGCGAGTGAACGGCATCCGGGACAAAGGTTTCATCGCCCACCGGGTGGAGGAGGCCCTGAAGGGAGCCGCCCTCTGGGATGAGGTGAAGGACAAACTGAAGGCTTCTGCCTATGCTCTCTCCGGCGGACAGCAGCAGCGGCTCTGCATTGCCCGGGCCATGGCGGTCTCGCCTTCCGTGCTGCTGATGGACGAACCCGCCTCGGCGCTCGACCCGATCTCGACGGCGAAGGTGGAGGAGCTGATCCGCGAACTGAAAAAGGAGGTGACGATCATCATCGTGACCCACAACATGCAGCAGGCGGCCCGCGTGAGCGACCGAACGGCTTTCTTCTACATGGGCGAAATGGTGGAGTACGACGATACGAAGGTGATCTTCACCCATCCGCACAAGGAGGCGACCCAGAACTACATCACGGGGCGTTTCGGATAA
- the pstA gene encoding phosphate ABC transporter permease PstA, with protein sequence MESSFRPDRYDLRKRRSQQAAFALFRAFSLFIALILLAILGFIIYKGAGVISWEFLTEAPSDGMTSGGIFPAIVGTLLLMLGSAVVAFPVGIMSGIYMSEYASGGWLVRFIRLMTNNLSGVPSIVFGLFGMALFVKYLGFGDSILAGSLTLGLLSLPLVIRTTEEALKDIPSSFREGSLALGASKLQTIWKVILPMGMPRIITGLILSLGRVSGETAPILFTCAAYFFPQLPASVFDQCMALPYHLYVISTSGTDIEAQQPIAYGTALVLVAIVLVVNLLAGGLRRYFENRLKTK encoded by the coding sequence ATGGAATCATCCTTCCGCCCCGACAGATACGACCTGCGCAAACGACGCTCGCAGCAGGCGGCATTCGCGCTGTTCCGGGCTTTCAGCCTCTTTATCGCCCTGATCCTGCTGGCCATCCTCGGCTTTATCATCTACAAGGGGGCGGGTGTCATCAGCTGGGAGTTCCTGACCGAAGCCCCCTCGGACGGCATGACCTCCGGAGGTATCTTCCCCGCTATCGTCGGCACGCTGCTGCTGATGCTCGGCAGCGCCGTGGTGGCGTTCCCGGTGGGAATCATGAGCGGCATCTACATGAGCGAGTACGCCTCGGGCGGATGGCTCGTACGTTTCATCCGTCTGATGACCAACAATCTGAGCGGTGTCCCCTCGATCGTGTTCGGCCTGTTCGGTATGGCGCTCTTCGTGAAGTACCTCGGGTTCGGCGACAGCATCCTGGCCGGGTCGCTCACGCTGGGCCTGTTGTCCCTGCCGCTGGTGATCCGTACCACGGAAGAGGCGTTGAAGGACATTCCCTCCAGCTTCCGTGAGGGAAGCCTTGCGCTCGGGGCCAGCAAACTGCAGACGATCTGGAAGGTGATCCTGCCGATGGGCATGCCCCGGATCATCACGGGACTGATCCTCTCGCTGGGACGCGTATCGGGCGAGACGGCCCCGATCCTTTTCACCTGTGCCGCCTACTTTTTCCCGCAGCTTCCGGCATCGGTCTTCGACCAGTGCATGGCCCTGCCCTATCATCTCTACGTGATTTCCACCAGCGGGACGGATATCGAGGCACAGCAGCCCATCGCCTACGGAACGGCGCTGGTGCTCGTGGCCATCGTCCTCGTGGTGAACCTGCTGGCCGGCGGACTGCGCCGTTATTTTGAAAACAGACTGAAAACGAAATAA
- the pstC gene encoding phosphate ABC transporter permease subunit PstC — MKKLFEKIVQGLLTCSGFVTSIVILLIIGFLFTEGAGLFRGHVIEEGYVLALNRENPVSRLTAAQIKGVFDEDIVNWKEVGGPDLAIETFRLEDVDRYFSGEELGPQYERAGEAIAGLVAERPGMVAFVPRVLVPEGADLHFIEDRTISPAEVFAGAEWFPTATPAPLFGMLPLLAGTLWVSLFAILFALPFGISVAIYMSEVASERVRSVLKPVIELLNGIPSVVYGFFGLIVIVPLLQQGFDLPVGESGLAGSIVLAIMALPTMITVAEDAMRSCPRSLREASLALGATRWQTIYRVVIPSSVSGITSGVVLGIGRAVGETMAVLMVTGNAAVIPTSLLEPLRTIPATIAAELGEAPAGGPHYQALFLLGVILFFITLAINLSVEYISSKNK, encoded by the coding sequence ATGAAAAAGTTATTCGAAAAGATCGTGCAGGGCCTGCTCACGTGCAGCGGCTTCGTCACGAGCATCGTCATCCTGTTGATTATCGGGTTTCTTTTCACGGAGGGTGCCGGACTGTTCCGCGGACACGTCATCGAGGAGGGCTACGTGCTGGCGCTCAACCGGGAGAATCCCGTGAGCCGGCTGACCGCCGCCCAGATCAAGGGCGTGTTCGACGAGGACATCGTCAATTGGAAAGAGGTGGGCGGTCCCGATCTGGCGATCGAGACGTTCCGTCTGGAGGATGTGGACCGTTATTTCTCCGGGGAGGAACTTGGCCCGCAGTACGAGCGGGCCGGCGAGGCCATCGCGGGACTGGTGGCGGAGCGTCCGGGCATGGTGGCCTTCGTGCCTCGGGTGTTGGTTCCCGAAGGGGCCGACCTGCATTTTATCGAGGACCGGACCATCTCTCCGGCCGAGGTGTTCGCCGGGGCGGAGTGGTTTCCGACCGCGACCCCGGCTCCGCTGTTCGGCATGCTGCCCCTGCTGGCCGGTACGCTGTGGGTGAGCCTTTTCGCCATTCTTTTCGCCCTGCCGTTCGGAATCAGCGTGGCGATCTATATGTCCGAGGTGGCTTCGGAGCGTGTGCGGAGTGTCCTGAAACCCGTGATCGAGCTGCTGAACGGTATTCCTTCGGTGGTGTACGGATTTTTCGGACTGATCGTCATCGTCCCCCTGTTGCAGCAGGGATTCGACCTGCCGGTGGGCGAGAGCGGGTTGGCCGGTAGCATCGTACTGGCCATTATGGCGTTGCCGACCATGATCACGGTGGCCGAAGATGCCATGCGAAGCTGTCCCCGGTCGCTCCGCGAGGCGAGCCTCGCGCTGGGAGCCACCCGCTGGCAGACCATCTACCGGGTGGTGATCCCTTCGTCCGTTTCGGGCATTACTTCGGGTGTCGTACTCGGAATCGGACGGGCCGTGGGCGAGACGATGGCCGTGCTGATGGTCACGGGCAATGCCGCCGTGATCCCGACCTCCCTGCTGGAGCCGTTGCGCACCATCCCTGCCACGATCGCTGCCGAGCTGGGCGAAGCGCCGGCCGGAGGTCCGCATTACCAGGCCCTTTTCCTGCTGGGCGTCATCCTCTTTTTCATCACGCTCGCCATCAACCTGAGTGTGGAGTATATCTCCTCCAAAAATAAATAA
- a CDS encoding PstS family phosphate ABC transporter substrate-binding protein gives MNRTIFTIFLAACGLCSAVQAQRIKGSDTVLPLTQELSERFLKEHPSSEIVVTGGGSGVGLAALPENTTDIAMASRRIKFGEKMKFAKIGLEVKEVVVAYDALAVVVNPSNPVDRLTREQLEAIFRGKITNWKEVGGPDRRIVVYSRETSSGTYEFFKESVLSNKNYMSSILSMPATGAIIQSVRQTRGAIGYIGLAYLNPYVKALAVSYDGGRNYALPSVENAFDGSYPVVRPLYYYYDAAKEEQVAPFVSYILSQEGQRLVREEGFVPVRGENDAPVRSKE, from the coding sequence ATGAACAGGACCATTTTCACGATTTTTCTCGCGGCCTGCGGCCTTTGCTCCGCAGTCCAGGCCCAGCGGATCAAGGGCAGCGATACGGTGCTTCCCCTGACACAGGAACTTTCCGAACGATTCCTGAAAGAACATCCCTCGTCGGAGATCGTCGTTACGGGTGGCGGCTCCGGAGTCGGGCTGGCGGCCCTGCCGGAGAACACGACCGACATTGCCATGGCTTCGCGGAGGATCAAATTCGGCGAAAAGATGAAATTCGCCAAAATCGGGCTGGAGGTGAAAGAGGTCGTGGTGGCCTACGATGCGCTGGCCGTGGTGGTCAACCCCTCGAATCCTGTGGACCGTCTCACGCGCGAGCAGCTCGAAGCCATTTTCCGCGGCAAGATCACCAACTGGAAAGAGGTGGGCGGTCCCGACCGCAGGATCGTGGTCTATTCCCGCGAGACCTCTTCCGGCACCTACGAGTTCTTCAAGGAGAGCGTCCTCTCGAACAAGAATTACATGAGCAGCATCCTCTCGATGCCTGCCACGGGGGCTATCATCCAGTCGGTGCGGCAGACGCGCGGGGCCATCGGCTATATAGGGCTGGCCTACCTGAATCCCTACGTGAAGGCGCTGGCCGTTTCCTACGACGGGGGCCGGAACTATGCGCTGCCGTCGGTGGAGAATGCCTTCGACGGCTCCTATCCGGTGGTGCGGCCGCTCTACTACTATTACGATGCAGCAAAGGAGGAGCAGGTGGCTCCTTTCGTCTCCTACATTCTCTCGCAGGAGGGACAGCGCCTTGTGCGCGAAGAGGGATTCGTCCCGGTGAGGGGGGAAAACGATGCACCTGTCCGTTCGAAAGAGTGA
- a CDS encoding GNAT family N-acetyltransferase — MLPRFIPVETPEQIAALAEMARGVWHEYFPPLLPEGQIDYMVERFQSEPALARQISEEGYSYFFICEGKIPVGYTGVRPDGGKLFLSKLYLTKGARGKGYAGETFRFLEERCRQLGLHALWLTVNRHNGHAIAVYRRKGLRTVRTQVTDIGHGYVMDDYVMEKEIPSVQTEQ; from the coding sequence ATGCTTCCACGATTCATCCCTGTCGAGACGCCCGAGCAGATCGCCGCGCTGGCCGAAATGGCCCGCGGGGTGTGGCACGAATATTTTCCGCCGCTCCTCCCCGAGGGACAGATCGACTACATGGTCGAAAGGTTCCAGTCCGAACCCGCCCTGGCCCGGCAGATTTCGGAAGAGGGTTATTCCTATTTCTTCATCTGCGAAGGGAAGATCCCCGTAGGCTACACGGGTGTCCGTCCCGACGGAGGAAAGCTCTTCCTGAGCAAACTCTACCTGACGAAGGGGGCCCGCGGCAAGGGGTATGCAGGCGAGACATTCCGCTTTCTGGAAGAGAGATGCCGACAGCTGGGGCTGCACGCCCTCTGGCTGACGGTCAACCGGCACAACGGGCATGCGATCGCCGTCTATCGACGGAAGGGCCTGCGGACCGTGCGGACACAGGTCACCGACATCGGACACGGATACGTGATGGACGACTACGTCATGGAGAAAGAGATACCGTCCGTACAGACGGAACAATAA
- a CDS encoding HdeD family acid-resistance protein, with protein MKNVNYFMLRTIFALVIGLVLIIWPANALIYLVITIGILFMVPGMIAILGYLLRNRERYPDARFPLTGAGSLLFGILLLAMPGFFVSILMYLLGFILVLGGIQQIVSLSSARKWGPVPGGFYVVPVLILLCGVIVLFNPFGAAATALVLLGVASMVYGVSELVNWFRFGHRNDDVDEAKILP; from the coding sequence ATGAAAAACGTCAATTATTTCATGCTCCGCACCATTTTCGCACTGGTCATCGGACTGGTGCTCATCATCTGGCCCGCCAACGCCCTGATCTACCTGGTCATCACCATAGGCATCCTCTTCATGGTACCCGGAATGATCGCCATCCTCGGCTATCTGCTGCGCAACCGGGAGCGCTATCCCGACGCCCGGTTCCCGCTGACCGGAGCCGGCAGCCTGCTGTTCGGCATCCTGCTGCTGGCCATGCCCGGATTTTTCGTCAGCATCCTCATGTACCTGCTCGGATTCATTCTGGTACTGGGCGGCATCCAGCAGATCGTATCGCTCTCCTCGGCCCGCAAATGGGGCCCCGTTCCGGGAGGCTTCTACGTGGTGCCGGTGCTGATCCTGCTCTGCGGTGTCATCGTTCTGTTCAACCCGTTCGGGGCGGCTGCCACGGCGCTCGTCCTGCTGGGGGTGGCAAGCATGGTGTACGGCGTGTCGGAGCTGGTGAACTGGTTCCGGTTCGGACACCGCAACGACGACGTGGACGAGGCGAAAATCCTGCCGTAG
- a CDS encoding HdeD family acid-resistance protein yields MNSYFVSRWEKSKEAVRYWWLMLLLGIALFIVGIVIFAYPAASYLGMSVLFGFVILFSGIFEIVLSVSNNHLVTGRGWLLAAGIIEAVLGLLLIFNVALSAAALPVFLGFWLLFRSFTLIGLGGDMNSMQVPGSVWTIVTGVLLLLCSLAILFQPVVFGAQAVVIWVGLSFLMAGISAAVFAFQLKNVHKAFQQ; encoded by the coding sequence ATGAACAGTTATTTTGTCTCCCGATGGGAAAAATCGAAAGAGGCCGTTCGCTACTGGTGGCTGATGCTGCTGCTCGGGATCGCGCTCTTTATCGTGGGAATCGTCATTTTCGCCTATCCGGCGGCGAGTTATCTCGGCATGTCCGTCCTGTTCGGTTTCGTGATTCTCTTTTCCGGGATTTTCGAGATCGTGCTCTCGGTCTCCAACAATCATCTGGTCACGGGACGGGGCTGGCTGCTGGCGGCCGGAATCATCGAAGCGGTGCTCGGTCTGCTGCTGATCTTCAATGTAGCCCTGTCGGCGGCGGCGCTTCCCGTTTTTCTGGGATTCTGGCTGCTGTTCCGCAGCTTTACGCTGATCGGTCTGGGCGGTGACATGAATTCGATGCAGGTGCCCGGCTCCGTGTGGACGATCGTCACGGGTGTGCTGCTGTTGCTCTGTTCGCTGGCCATCCTGTTCCAGCCCGTCGTGTTCGGGGCGCAGGCCGTGGTGATCTGGGTCGGTCTCTCCTTCCTCATGGCGGGAATTTCGGCGGCCGTCTTCGCTTTCCAGCTCAAGAATGTCCACAAGGCGTTCCAGCAGTAA
- a CDS encoding class I fructose-bisphosphate aldolase encodes MKTKDIKELLGADREYYLGHTCKTIDKSLIHAPSPQTVDELWVPTDRSIPALVSLRRILDHGRLGGTGYVSILPVDQGIEHTAGASFAPNPLYFDPENIVRLAIEGGCNAVASTFGVLGAVARRYAHKIPFIVKINHNELLSYPNRYDQILFGTVDEAWNMGAAAIGATIYFGSAESRRQIVEISEAFAYAHERGMATILWCYLRNADFKKDGVDYHAAADLTGQADHLGATIQADIVKQKLPEGNGGFTALHFGKTDDRMYTALASPHPIDLCRYQVANGYMGRVGLINSGGESHGASDLKDAVVTAIVNKRAGGMGLISGRKAFQKPMKEGIELLNAIQDVYLDPEITLA; translated from the coding sequence ATGAAAACGAAAGACATCAAAGAACTGCTGGGAGCCGACCGGGAATATTACCTGGGACATACCTGCAAGACGATCGACAAATCGCTGATCCACGCTCCCTCGCCACAGACTGTCGACGAGCTGTGGGTCCCCACCGACCGCAGTATTCCCGCGCTCGTGTCCCTGCGCCGCATCCTCGACCACGGGCGGCTGGGCGGAACGGGATATGTCTCGATCCTGCCCGTCGATCAGGGCATCGAACACACGGCAGGCGCCTCGTTCGCGCCCAATCCTCTCTATTTCGACCCGGAAAACATCGTCCGGCTGGCCATCGAGGGCGGATGCAACGCCGTCGCCTCGACGTTCGGCGTACTGGGCGCGGTCGCCCGCCGCTACGCCCACAAAATCCCCTTCATCGTCAAGATCAACCACAACGAGCTGCTGAGCTATCCCAACCGCTACGACCAGATCCTCTTCGGCACGGTGGACGAAGCATGGAACATGGGTGCCGCCGCCATCGGGGCCACCATCTACTTCGGGTCGGCCGAGAGCCGCCGGCAGATCGTCGAGATTTCGGAAGCATTCGCCTACGCCCACGAGCGGGGCATGGCCACAATCCTCTGGTGCTACCTGCGTAACGCCGATTTCAAAAAGGACGGGGTGGACTACCACGCCGCTGCCGATCTGACGGGGCAGGCCGACCATCTGGGCGCCACGATCCAGGCCGACATCGTCAAGCAGAAACTGCCCGAAGGCAACGGGGGATTTACCGCCCTGCACTTCGGCAAGACGGACGACCGCATGTATACCGCGCTGGCATCGCCGCATCCGATCGACCTGTGCCGCTACCAGGTGGCCAACGGCTACATGGGGCGCGTGGGTCTCATCAACTCGGGCGGCGAATCGCACGGAGCATCCGACCTGAAGGATGCCGTCGTCACGGCCATTGTCAACAAACGGGCCGGCGGCATGGGCCTTATCAGCGGCCGCAAGGCTTTCCAGAAACCGATGAAAGAGGGAATCGAACTGCTCAACGCCATCCAGGACGTCTACCTCGACCCGGAAATCACTCTGGCCTGA
- a CDS encoding 2-hydroxyacid dehydrogenase — MKIAFFGTKPYDRESFDAVNQEYEFDIHYHKSHLNADSAILARGDEAACIFVNDTADAGAIRALADQGVRLLALRCAGFNNVDLQAAAENGLTVVRVPAYSPHAVAEHAVALMLSLNRKIHRAYWRTRDGNFSLHGLLGFDLYGRTAGIVGTGRIARVLIRILQGFGMNVIAYDPYPDAEYALNNHVLYTSLDDLYRRSDIISLHCPLTESTRYMINERSIARMKDGVILINTGRGRLIHTPALIEGLKEKKIGAAGLDVYEEEAEYFYEDQSDKIIDDDVLARLLSFNNVIVTSHQGFFTAEALHNIARTTLRNVADFAAGKPLENEVKRNEKP; from the coding sequence ATGAAAATCGCCTTTTTCGGAACCAAGCCCTACGACCGCGAATCGTTCGACGCCGTCAACCAGGAATACGAATTCGACATCCACTACCACAAAAGCCACCTCAACGCGGACAGCGCCATCCTGGCCCGCGGCGACGAGGCGGCCTGCATCTTCGTGAACGACACGGCCGATGCCGGAGCGATCCGGGCGCTGGCCGACCAGGGTGTCCGGCTGCTGGCCCTGCGATGCGCCGGGTTCAACAACGTAGACCTGCAGGCAGCCGCAGAAAACGGCCTGACCGTGGTCCGTGTACCCGCTTACTCGCCCCATGCCGTAGCGGAGCACGCCGTGGCCCTGATGCTGTCGCTGAACCGCAAGATACACCGGGCCTACTGGCGCACGCGGGACGGCAACTTCTCGCTGCACGGGCTGCTCGGGTTCGACCTGTACGGCCGCACGGCGGGAATCGTCGGCACGGGCCGGATCGCCCGGGTGCTGATCCGCATTCTGCAGGGTTTCGGCATGAACGTCATCGCCTACGACCCCTATCCCGATGCGGAATACGCCCTCAACAACCACGTGCTGTACACCTCCCTCGACGATCTCTACCGCCGCTCGGACATCATCTCGCTCCATTGTCCGCTGACGGAATCGACCCGTTACATGATTAACGAGCGGTCGATCGCCCGGATGAAGGACGGCGTGATTCTCATCAATACCGGTCGGGGCCGGCTGATCCACACCCCGGCCCTGATCGAAGGGCTGAAGGAGAAGAAGATCGGGGCGGCCGGGCTCGACGTCTACGAGGAAGAGGCCGAATACTTCTACGAAGACCAGTCGGACAAGATCATCGACGACGACGTACTGGCGCGGCTTCTCTCGTTCAACAACGTGATCGTGACCTCCCACCAGGGTTTCTTCACGGCCGAAGCGCTGCACAACATCGCGCGGACGACCCTCCG